The genome window TCGTGTGAACTACAGTGATGTTAGAGCGAATCTTTGTTTAATTACAGGAAAGCATGATCCGATTGTAACAACCGATTGTGGTTTAAAACTCTTTGATCACGCATCCAGTGAAGACACCTTCCACCAGGAAGTGAAAGGCGGTCACATGGGGATTCTTTCCGGCAGCAAATCTACCACTGAGATTTGGCCGCAAGTTGCTGATTGGTTAATTGAGCGATCTTAACAATCTCATTTTCTGACTAGGTTAGAAACGTCTTCAGCGTTTCGATCAGCTCGTCAGGTTTAAACGGTTTGGGCAGGTGGCTGTCCATTCCGATTTCTCTATACCGTTTGATGTCTTCACTCATCACGTTAGCCGTTAGCGCAATGATCGGCGTTTTTTGGTTAAGCCCGCTTTGACGAATCAGCTCTGTGGCTTTCATACCATCCATTTCTGGCATTTGGATGTCCATCAATATCAAATCAAATACTTCTGTATTCGCTTTATCGACGGCAATGGCTCCGTTGTCTGAGGTTGTTACTTGGACGCCAAAAATGCTCAGCATTTCTAACGCGATCAGTTGGTTGATAGCACTGTCTTCCACCAATAATACATGTTTCCCATGGAAGTCTTGCTGTGTTAATTGTGAAGAGGCACTGGATTTTTGCCCTTGTTCATCTGCCAACGCATTTACAATTCGAATAGTGTTTAGGGGCGCTTCGATCCCAACAAATGGTTGGGTAAAGTGATCATGCAATTCAAGTAATTGGTCCGGGTAGCCAACGATGTAGATGGTTTTATCTTTGTGCTTGTTCAGGAGTGAGGACACATCATTGATGGTACTTGCTTCCATTTCAGGGGGGAGTTCAATCAACAAGGAGTCAGATATTTCAGCAGGAAAGCAGTTAATACCGCATGCTTGAAGCATGTGTTCTAACTCTGGGGTGGCTGATTTCTCTGATTCACTTAGATCGCCTGTATTCGTTATCTTGATTGAATTCGCAAAGGGAACACTACAAGCAGGGTGAGCAAGCTTGATCCAGTGTACTTTTTTCTTTCTGGCAACATTGGTTGATTCAGTGATCGTCTTAGTCACTTGATCCTGAGATTGAACGGGTAAGATGACACTGAAGGCGGTTCCTACATCTCGTTCTGTTCTGATATGAACCTCGCCCCCCATAAGCTCTGTTAAGCTTTTTACAATGGAAAGGCCAAGACCTGTTCCTCCAAACCTTCTTGTAGTGGAGGCATCCGCTTGGGTGAATTCTTCGAAGAGATTTGCGGCAATTTCGTCGGGAATGCCAATGCCGGTATCTGACACTTCCATTTCCAGAAAGCCTGTTGAGTTGTAAGTGACCTTAAGTTGGATATAGCCTTCACTAGTAAACTTGATGGCGTTGGATATTAAGTTAGTTAAGATTTGTTGGAGTCTGGCTGGATCACCTTGGATATAAGCAGGTACATTGGGTTCAATCAAAATGTAGAAATTCAGATTCTTGTCTCGGGCATTCGTCCCCATGGTTGCTGAAAGTCTCTCAAATACATCGGCCAGATCTACCTGCGCAATCTCTAATTCAAATTTTCCGGATTCAATTTTACTGACATCCAAAATATCGTTGATGACATGAAGTAGGGCGTCACTGGAGAGAATCACCTTTTCTAAATAGCCTTGAACTTCAGGGGTGTCTGCCTTGTGACGGGCAAGGTTGGTCAGACCTATGATGCCGTTTAACGGTGTCCTGATTTCATGTGACATGTTTGATAAGAAACGGCTCTTGGCTCTGGTGGACTCTTCTGCTGCATTTCGAGCAATGGTCAACTCATCTTTTTGTTTCTCTAAGGCATGACTCATTCTACGTTGAATGATCAGTTGTCTTGAAATGACGATCAGTACAATAAGGGATATTGCTCCAATAAAACCGAGCAGAAATATTTGATTAGAGAGGCTTTTATTCCAATAGTTATGCATCATTAAGCTTTGTTCTTGGGACGCGTGGATTACCTGCCTGCTGTAACGGTTCCAATGCTGATAGGCTTTGTTCAGGTGGGAATCAAACTCTTTAGCATTGAGTAGGTCATGCTCGTGCTTGGGAGCAAAGAAACTAAGTTGATCAAGGTATTCCTGAAATTCTATGAGCTTGGATATGTCACCATGTTGGTGATGAAATTTCCGTGTTACATCACTTTTAAGATCATTGTTGATACTGCCTTTAATGACTTTCAGTTGCCTATTGAGATTTTTAAAGTTTTTCTTGTTGGGGGTTGTGAGATATCGCTGACTGGCTAATTGTAATGACATCAACTTGGTTTTGACCCCAAGGTTGTTACTGATGATGGCCAGAAACGGGCCGTCGTTTAATTCCTCAAACTTCTGAAGTTGATGGATGGAAAACAGCACGGAACCAAGTAAAACAACGGCAAGGACTATGATATTAACTACGAGCAGTAGCTGTTTTGTATTACTCACTGCTCTATTTCACCTCAATGGCTTTGATTTGCCATACCGACTTATTGTAGTAGAGGTCGTTTCTGATCTCGGGGAAGTCAGAAAAAGGGAAGACCACATACAGAGGCCCACGATCAGAAAGCGTGAGTTGTTTTCCGTTTTCTGAGTCAGCAAGAATGACGCCGTACTTATCCAAATCATCAACACTGATTTCGGCCAGATAGTCATCCCAGGCGATCACAACAACAGTGCGACCTTTACTGCCTAGCAGTGTCAGTAAATCAGTAAACAGTGGGCCGCTATAAGTGACTGGAACTTCTGTGATATGACTGCTCGTGGTGATGCTTTTACGAGGAAGGTTATTGATCACATCACGGTCAATGATTGCCATGTCGTCCGCATTTGTGACAGTAATCGCTCCACTTACTTCCACAATGATATCGTCGGTGGGGTTCGACAAATCTGCATAGATGTAGGGATTTGGAAAGAAAAATAGCGGAAGGAAAGAAAACAGAAATCTAATGTGTTTAGGTGTCATACAGTCCACTCTCAACTCTTTTGTTAGATCGAGTATAGACCTAAAATGGTTAGAATGACGGCTTGGAATGTTGGTGGTCTATGACTCACTCCTCAAAAGAACAAACAATTGATCCTTCAATTTGTCCATTATGTGGTAAATCGAACCAGTGTCAGATGGCTGCTCCGCTATCTAAAGCAGGGAAATCTAAAGCTGGAAAGTCTGAAGAGATCAAAGCTAAAAACAATAACTGTGAAGACAATAACCCAGCTGATAGCAATCTTGAGTCAACCACACCTTGTTGGTGTGTCTCTGAGAGCTTTCCTGAAAATTACCAAGAGCAGTTAGCTGAGCGAGACATAGATACTCGATGCATTTGCCCAGGTTGTTTAGCTCAACTATCCCGCCGTTAAAACGACGCTTATCAATAATCCTCCCTTAACACTTGAAGTTACCTGGTGTCATCAGGATAATCGCGCCTCGCTTTAGGTAGGCGTGCCTTATTTTATTGCTCACAATTTTGATGTCAGTAACTAAGAGCGTGTCTTTAAACGGGAAGTTGCGTGCTTGTGTTATCACGTTTGATGAATACATCAGATGATATTTCACGAAATTCCAACGCTGCCCCCGCAACGGTAATGGAGTTAAGTTCAGCAATTAGCCACTGTGTTTAAGTTTTTAGAACATGCATGGGAAGGCGCTGAATGTAGATGGACAACTATCTTACTCCTAAGCCCGGAGACCGGCCTGAAAGCATTTACTCATGACGCAATGCGCTTTTCATTTTGATCATGATTTTTCATTTCAATGAAGAGGCTTGTGTGTTTTCACTGATACGTGCGGTGGGCACGTTAGGCGGTAGGATAATGATATTTAAATCTAGGCTTTCTCAAGTATTAGTTTCTAAAACGTTCGTTTCTTCAACCAATAAATCTCCGGCAATCGCATCGATGTTCGCTGCGGCTATGTTGATGCATCCAAACGTCCATGGTCAGTCGATAGAAAATTCTCAACCCAACACTATGGTCGTCACAGCTAACCGTACAGCCGTGTCTGTCGATGAGACGTTGTCGTCCGTTACTATCATCACACGAGAAGATATTGAACGTTCTCAAGCGCGTTCTACTGAAGAGCTGTTGCGTGATTTTGCCAATGTTACGATCAAAAACACTGGAGGACGTGGGAAGCAAAGTTCGTTGTTTCTTCGTGGCACTGCATCAACTCATACGTTGTTTTTGATTGATGGTGTAAAAGTAGGCTCTGCAAATAATGGTGCGACGGCATTTCAAAATATCCCTGTGGATCAGATTGAACGAATAGAGGTGGTGAAAGGGCCAAGATCCAGTCTCTATGGCTCAGAAGCTGCGGGCGGTGTGATCCAGATCTTTACTCGTAAGCAAAGCCAATCCGGATTTAGCCCGTTTATTCGCGTGGGGGCAGGATCGGATGATACACAAGAGGTGGCATTAGGTTTTGGTGTTCGTAACGATTCTGCTTCCCTGAATGCTACCTATAGTTATGAAGGCACCGATGGTATTGATGCTTACAAGCACTACGAAAGTGATGATGACGCGTTTGAAAATTCATCGTTAACGGTCAATTCAGACATTAAGCTGTCTGGTAAGACGAACCTGACATTCAATTATTTGCAGTCTCATACTCAAAATGAATTTGATGATTCATTTGGTTTCTATCCGAATCAGCAAAATAAAGATACTTTACGTGTACTGGGATTTGGCTTGAACAACGACATGACTCAATGGTGGTCATCGAGCATTCAGCTTGGCCGTAGTTGGGAAAAGTCACATACCTTTGCTAACTTCAAAAGGCTGTCGTCCTTCGAAACTAGACGGGATTCATTTTCCTGGATCAATGAATTTACGCCATCGGATGACGTGAGTGTTGTTGTGGGGTACGACTTCCAGGATGATCACTCAGACACCACCTCGAACTTTATTCAAAATGAGCGCAATAATCATGGTGTATTTACTCAAGTACAAATGCATGTTTCAGGGCATGATTTGGAGCTGAACCATAGATATGATGATAACGAGCAGTTTGGGTCTGAGCACACAGGTTCATTAGGCTGGGGCTACAGCTTCGAAAACGAGACTCGATTAAAGGCGTCTTATGGCACGGCTTTTGTCGCTCCGTCATTTAATTATCTATACCATCCAGGCTTTGGTTTCTGCTGTTCAGGAAACCCAGACTTAAAGCCCGAGAAATCGGATACGCTCGAACTGGGCATCAATGGCGTTTTAGAATCGGTTAACTGGTCGATCACCTGGTTCCGCACTCGCATTCAGGATTTGATCGTCTCCGAAGAGCCTTTCTATATTCCTGAGAACGTGAATCAGGCGAGAATTCAGGGGATGGAGTTTTCTGCCAATACGCGTTTTTTTGATTGGGTTATTCGCGGTGATTTATCTTTGCTAAGCGCAAAGAGTCGCAACGGCGTATATAAGGGGAATCGATTAATTAACCGTCCGACGCAAACTTTGTCGATTATGATGGATCGTGATTTTGGCCGTTTCTCTGCCGGTGCTTCTTTTGTAGCTGAAAATGAATCCTATGTGGATCAGGCAAATACGGTTGAGTTACCCGGCTATGCTACCGTCGATCTTCGTGTTGGCTACGAGGTGATTGATGGATTGAAGTGGCAGGCCAAGATCGAAAACCTCTTTGAAAAGGAGTATGAGGTGAGCCGTGGCTACAATCAGCCAGAGCTAACCTATCTGGTTTCAGTGACTTATCAGCCATAGTGGTATCGACTTTTCATTCTTTGATCGATCTCACCAACAAAAGCCGCTCGTAACAGAGCGGCTTTTTAGTTTTTATCATCTAATCGATTCTCTATAATGCGACACTTCTTTTCCCGTTCTTTTGTCAGTTGATAAGGATCTTGTATGAATCTCATGACTATTGCCCTAGGTGCAGTGTGTTGGTTAATCGCTCTGGTGTTTGGGTATCGTAGCGTTAAATACAAAGAGACGGACGGACGTCTTAAAGTTATGAGAGCCACATTAGGCGAAAAGCGCGGCGTGTTGTTCTTTCGTTTTACCTATGTAGCTATGCCGCTTTTCATTGGCTCGATCATCATTGCAGCCGGTTTTCAGGGGTTGACCATCGTTGAGTTTTTCATGGGATCACAACAATCATAGAGTAGATTAGCTGTCTTACTGACACTGTCTTAATGACGCCGTCTAAATGCCAGATAAGGGTGATGCAGGATGCTAAATACACTTTCGACCTTACTTCTCTTACCTATTCTATTACCTCAAGGGATCTACGTTCGTCTCACTACTCCAAAGCTTCCGGAAGCAAAAGGGGAGCGATCAGGTGTGTTGGGGCAGGGCAACCCATTGAGTGTTCTGATTTTGGGGGATTCTGCCGCAGCCGGTGTCGGGGTTGATTGTCAGTCTCAGGCTTTGTCAGGGCAGCTAATTGAGCGCTTAAAAGCTCATTATCAGATTGAATGGCGATTAGAAGCCAAGACGGGTGATAAAACGTTAGACGTTATAGAACGATTAGAAACGCTTGATGCGTTTGAGGTCGATGTGGTGATTACCTCGATAGGGGTGAATGATGTCACCAGCAGTGTTTCACCTAATGATTGGTATCACCAGCAACAGCGAATGATCGATCTTTTAAAGGATAAGTTTTCAGTCGGTTCTGTGTTGATGACGCCTGTCCCACCCATGCATATGTTTCCGGCATTACCACAGCCGTTAAGGTGGTGTTTGGGGTTGAGAGCAAGAGAATTGAATGCTCATTTGAAGAAGCTCATTCATGCGAATGAGAACTGTAGCTTGATTGAACCCGGATTTGAGTTAGACCATTCACTGATGGCCAGTGATGGGTTTCATCCTGGTCCTAAACTCTATGAACAATGGGCTGAAGCTT of Litoribrevibacter albus contains these proteins:
- a CDS encoding ATP-binding protein; amino-acid sequence: MSNTKQLLLVVNIIVLAVVLLGSVLFSIHQLQKFEELNDGPFLAIISNNLGVKTKLMSLQLASQRYLTTPNKKNFKNLNRQLKVIKGSINNDLKSDVTRKFHHQHGDISKLIEFQEYLDQLSFFAPKHEHDLLNAKEFDSHLNKAYQHWNRYSRQVIHASQEQSLMMHNYWNKSLSNQIFLLGFIGAISLIVLIVISRQLIIQRRMSHALEKQKDELTIARNAAEESTRAKSRFLSNMSHEIRTPLNGIIGLTNLARHKADTPEVQGYLEKVILSSDALLHVINDILDVSKIESGKFELEIAQVDLADVFERLSATMGTNARDKNLNFYILIEPNVPAYIQGDPARLQQILTNLISNAIKFTSEGYIQLKVTYNSTGFLEMEVSDTGIGIPDEIAANLFEEFTQADASTTRRFGGTGLGLSIVKSLTELMGGEVHIRTERDVGTAFSVILPVQSQDQVTKTITESTNVARKKKVHWIKLAHPACSVPFANSIKITNTGDLSESEKSATPELEHMLQACGINCFPAEISDSLLIELPPEMEASTINDVSSLLNKHKDKTIYIVGYPDQLLELHDHFTQPFVGIEAPLNTIRIVNALADEQGQKSSASSQLTQQDFHGKHVLLVEDSAINQLIALEMLSIFGVQVTTSDNGAIAVDKANTEVFDLILMDIQMPEMDGMKATELIRQSGLNQKTPIIALTANVMSEDIKRYREIGMDSHLPKPFKPDELIETLKTFLT
- a CDS encoding cysteine-rich CWC family protein — protein: MTHSSKEQTIDPSICPLCGKSNQCQMAAPLSKAGKSKAGKSEEIKAKNNNCEDNNPADSNLESTTPCWCVSESFPENYQEQLAERDIDTRCICPGCLAQLSRR
- a CDS encoding TonB-dependent receptor domain-containing protein, giving the protein MIFKSRLSQVLVSKTFVSSTNKSPAIASMFAAAMLMHPNVHGQSIENSQPNTMVVTANRTAVSVDETLSSVTIITREDIERSQARSTEELLRDFANVTIKNTGGRGKQSSLFLRGTASTHTLFLIDGVKVGSANNGATAFQNIPVDQIERIEVVKGPRSSLYGSEAAGGVIQIFTRKQSQSGFSPFIRVGAGSDDTQEVALGFGVRNDSASLNATYSYEGTDGIDAYKHYESDDDAFENSSLTVNSDIKLSGKTNLTFNYLQSHTQNEFDDSFGFYPNQQNKDTLRVLGFGLNNDMTQWWSSSIQLGRSWEKSHTFANFKRLSSFETRRDSFSWINEFTPSDDVSVVVGYDFQDDHSDTTSNFIQNERNNHGVFTQVQMHVSGHDLELNHRYDDNEQFGSEHTGSLGWGYSFENETRLKASYGTAFVAPSFNYLYHPGFGFCCSGNPDLKPEKSDTLELGINGVLESVNWSITWFRTRIQDLIVSEEPFYIPENVNQARIQGMEFSANTRFFDWVIRGDLSLLSAKSRNGVYKGNRLINRPTQTLSIMMDRDFGRFSAGASFVAENESYVDQANTVELPGYATVDLRVGYEVIDGLKWQAKIENLFEKEYEVSRGYNQPELTYLVSVTYQP
- a CDS encoding SGNH/GDSL hydrolase family protein is translated as MLNTLSTLLLLPILLPQGIYVRLTTPKLPEAKGERSGVLGQGNPLSVLILGDSAAAGVGVDCQSQALSGQLIERLKAHYQIEWRLEAKTGDKTLDVIERLETLDAFEVDVVITSIGVNDVTSSVSPNDWYHQQQRMIDLLKDKFSVGSVLMTPVPPMHMFPALPQPLRWCLGLRARELNAHLKKLIHANENCSLIEPGFELDHSLMASDGFHPGPKLYEQWAEALTQHIYRFQPK